From the genome of Monomorium pharaonis isolate MP-MQ-018 chromosome 2, ASM1337386v2, whole genome shotgun sequence, one region includes:
- the LOC105828766 gene encoding protein charybde — translation MEVLPCPVNVDFSNTRAGSETDELDGACQALAKRLEVELRRAKHAQLACGEVLLPADLLPKIAKDVLTMAENEPCGLRGCTLFISFETDSMCRKLSRIQCDPSTVSTFELYLTLKQDHTSWHMLLPQFLKNLTRGGTIMISRDFTLQKKKLYRSFQQSH, via the exons ATGGAGGTCCTGCCGTGTCCCGTCAACGTCGACTTCAGCAACACCCGAG CTGGAAGCGAGACGGACGAATTGGATGGTGCCTGTCAGGCGCTGGCGAAGAGGCTGGAGGTCGAGCTCAGAAGGGCCAAACACGCCCAGCTGGCTTGCGGCGAAGTCCTCCTACCGGCCGATTTGCTGCCCAAGATAGCCAAAGATGTACTTACAATGGCGGAGAACGAGCCCTGTGGACTTCG AGGCTGCACGTTATTCATCAGCTTCGAGACGGACAGCATGTGCCGCAAACTATCGAGAATACAGTGCGATCCCAGCACTGTATCGACGTTCGAGCTTTATCTCACGCTGAAGCAGGACCACACGTCCTGGCACATGCTGCTGCCTCAATTCTTAAA aaatCTCACGCGTGGTGGCACCATCATGATCAGTAGGGACTTCACTTTGCAAAAGAAGAAACTCTACAGGTCTTTCCAGCAATCTCATTGA